From a single Pseudalkalibacillus hwajinpoensis genomic region:
- the hemW gene encoding radical SAM family heme chaperone HemW, producing the protein MANAVYLHIPFCDYICHYCDFNKVFMQGQPVDDYLEHMNTEMKHTLERFPTNGIDTIFVGGGTPTALSEEQLERFLKDVQHQFGPYISDKIEFSMEANPGSVTPEKLRIMKANGVNRLSIGAQAFQDSLLTRLGRGHSVAEIREIVQMAQAADFKNLSLDLMFGLPEQTVDQFDESITKALSLGITHVSSYSLQVERKTVFYNQWKKGQLPLPTEDAEADMYALLMRRLEAEGLKQYEISNFAKVGYESKHNITYWKNNEYYGIGAGAHSYIEGVRRANSGPLKQYMNRIDETGFPYMEENVLTKDERMEEEMFMGLRMREGISKETFERKFGQPVEAVFGEQLNKLINTGLLRDTGSHIALSEEGFFLGNEVFQEFLAV; encoded by the coding sequence ATGGCAAACGCTGTTTATTTGCACATCCCATTCTGTGACTATATTTGTCACTATTGTGATTTTAATAAAGTATTTATGCAGGGGCAGCCTGTTGATGATTATTTAGAACATATGAATACAGAAATGAAGCATACGCTGGAGCGTTTCCCTACTAATGGAATCGACACTATTTTTGTTGGTGGTGGGACCCCAACTGCACTAAGCGAAGAACAGCTTGAACGATTCTTAAAAGATGTCCAACATCAATTTGGACCATACATCTCCGATAAGATCGAATTTTCAATGGAAGCAAATCCAGGAAGTGTTACCCCTGAGAAGCTTCGAATTATGAAAGCAAATGGAGTTAACAGATTAAGCATTGGGGCTCAGGCGTTCCAGGATTCTTTATTAACAAGACTTGGAAGAGGGCACAGTGTGGCAGAAATAAGAGAAATCGTTCAGATGGCTCAAGCCGCTGATTTTAAAAATCTTTCGCTTGATTTGATGTTTGGACTCCCGGAACAAACTGTTGATCAATTTGATGAATCGATTACTAAAGCCCTCAGCTTAGGAATTACCCACGTGTCTTCTTATTCACTCCAAGTAGAGAGAAAAACGGTTTTCTATAATCAGTGGAAGAAAGGGCAACTGCCGCTTCCTACGGAGGATGCAGAAGCCGACATGTATGCTCTTCTTATGAGACGTTTAGAAGCAGAAGGGTTAAAGCAGTATGAAATTAGTAATTTTGCAAAAGTGGGATATGAGAGCAAGCACAACATAACTTATTGGAAAAACAATGAGTACTATGGAATCGGTGCAGGCGCACACAGCTATATTGAAGGCGTTAGAAGAGCCAATTCAGGACCACTGAAACAATATATGAACCGCATTGATGAGACTGGTTTTCCCTACATGGAAGAGAATGTGTTAACAAAAGACGAAAGAATGGAAGAAGAGATGTTTATGGGGCTCCGCATGAGAGAGGGCATTTCAAAAGAAACATTTGAACGGAAGTTTGGGCAGCCAGTAGAAGCTGTTTTTGGTGAACAGCTAAACAAGCTGATTAATACAGGGCTATTAAGAGATACTGGTTCTCACATCGCTTTATCGGAGGAGGGATTCTTCCTCGGAAATGAAGTGTTTCAGGAATTCCTTGCAGTGTAA
- the hrcA gene encoding heat-inducible transcriptional repressor HrcA, giving the protein MLTERQLFILQLLINDYIQTAEPVGSRTISKREDVTFSSATIRNELADLEEMGYIEKTHSSSGRVPSEKGYRFYVDHLLSPPILSKNDVNNIQSLFAERMVEVEKVIQQSAGILSELTQYTSIILGPEVFETKLRQVQIIPLSKDTAVVILVADSGHVENRTMKIPPSVSMSDIEKVVNIMNERLKDVPLISLKSTMMKEMATVLKKHIENYNQVNTMLENLFLYTNAEKVYYGGKTNILTQPEFKDIDKVRLLLNTFEQDDVMYNVLRPQKKGIEVKIGQENDLEAMQNCSIVTADYFIEGKRMGSIALLGPTRMEYHRSMSILDFLASDLTKTLTDRYQSFKHW; this is encoded by the coding sequence ATGTTAACAGAACGTCAACTATTCATTTTACAGTTACTTATTAACGACTATATCCAAACTGCTGAGCCGGTTGGTTCACGCACGATTTCGAAGCGAGAAGATGTGACCTTTAGCTCTGCGACGATTCGTAACGAACTTGCGGATCTTGAGGAAATGGGTTATATCGAAAAAACGCACAGTTCATCGGGGCGTGTTCCATCTGAAAAAGGCTATAGGTTTTATGTTGATCATTTGCTATCTCCACCCATTCTCTCAAAAAACGATGTTAATAACATTCAATCGCTTTTTGCAGAGCGAATGGTAGAGGTAGAAAAGGTGATTCAACAGTCTGCCGGGATCCTTTCTGAGCTAACACAATATACCTCGATTATTCTTGGTCCTGAAGTATTTGAAACAAAGCTTCGTCAGGTACAGATTATTCCTCTTTCCAAGGATACGGCTGTTGTGATTTTAGTAGCCGATAGCGGCCATGTTGAAAATCGCACAATGAAAATTCCGCCTTCGGTTAGCATGTCTGATATTGAAAAAGTTGTTAACATCATGAATGAGCGCTTGAAGGATGTTCCCTTGATTTCCTTGAAGTCGACTATGATGAAAGAAATGGCGACTGTACTGAAGAAGCATATTGAGAATTACAATCAGGTTAATACAATGCTTGAAAATCTTTTTCTCTATACCAACGCAGAAAAGGTGTACTATGGCGGTAAGACAAATATTCTGACTCAGCCTGAATTTAAAGATATTGATAAGGTGAGGCTATTACTTAATACTTTCGAACAGGACGATGTCATGTATAATGTGCTTCGGCCACAGAAGAAAGGAATTGAAGTGAAGATTGGTCAGGAAAATGATCTTGAAGCGATGCAAAATTGCAGTATCGTTACCGCAGACTATTTCATAGAAGGCAAGCGGATGGGATCAATCGCTCTGCTTGGCCCGACTAGAATGGAATATCATCGATCGATGAGCATACTTGATTTTCTGGCAAGTGATTTGACAAAAACGCTAACTGATCGATATCAAAGTTTCAAACACTGGTAA
- the dnaK gene encoding molecular chaperone DnaK — MSKIIGIDLGTTNSCIAVMEGGEATVIPNPEGSRTTPSVVAFKDEERLVGEVAKRQAITNPNTIQSIKRHMGTDHKVDVEGKTFSPQEISAIILQKLKSYAEDYLGEGVEKAVITVPAYFNDAERQATKDAGKIAGLEVERIVNEPTAAALAYGLDKEDEDQTILVFDLGGGTFDVSILELGGGVFEVKSTAGDNRLGGDDFDQVIIDHLVAEFKKDTGVDLGQDKMALQRLKDAAEKAKKDLSGVAQTQISLPFITADASGPKHLELNLTRAKFEELSANLVERTMGPTRQALKDAGMSPSELDKVILVGGSTRIPAVQDAIKKETGHDPHKGVNPDEVVALGAAIQAGVIAGDVKDVVLLDVTPLSLGIETMGGVFTKLIERNTTIPTSKSQTFSTAADNQPSVDIHVLQGEREMAQYNKTLGRFQLTDIPPAPRGTPQIEVSFDIDKNGIVNVRAKDLGTNKEQSITIKSSSGLSDDEIENMVKDAEANAEEDKKRREEVETRNEADQLVFTTEKTLKDLEGKVEEEEVTKANEAKDKVKAALEKDDIEEIRTAKDELQEVVQALSMKVYEQAAQAQAAQQGEEGDAEGQADDNVVDAEYEEVNENDKK; from the coding sequence ATGAGTAAAATTATTGGTATTGACCTTGGTACAACAAACTCTTGTATCGCAGTTATGGAAGGCGGCGAAGCAACAGTTATTCCTAACCCGGAAGGTAGCCGTACAACGCCATCTGTTGTTGCATTTAAAGATGAAGAACGTCTAGTAGGTGAGGTTGCGAAGCGTCAGGCAATAACGAACCCTAACACAATTCAATCCATCAAGCGTCATATGGGTACAGACCACAAAGTGGATGTTGAAGGCAAAACCTTCTCTCCACAGGAAATCTCAGCAATTATTCTTCAAAAGCTTAAATCTTATGCAGAAGATTATCTAGGTGAAGGTGTTGAGAAAGCTGTTATTACGGTTCCTGCTTACTTTAATGATGCAGAGCGTCAGGCTACAAAAGACGCTGGTAAAATCGCAGGTCTTGAAGTAGAGCGTATTGTTAATGAACCAACAGCTGCAGCGCTTGCTTACGGCCTTGATAAAGAAGATGAAGATCAAACAATTCTTGTATTTGACCTTGGTGGCGGTACGTTCGACGTATCCATCCTAGAGCTTGGTGGGGGCGTATTTGAAGTTAAGTCTACTGCTGGCGACAACCGTCTTGGCGGTGACGATTTTGACCAGGTAATCATCGATCACCTTGTTGCTGAATTTAAGAAAGATACTGGCGTTGATCTTGGTCAGGATAAAATGGCGCTTCAACGTTTGAAAGACGCTGCTGAAAAAGCAAAGAAAGATCTTTCAGGAGTAGCACAAACTCAAATCTCTCTTCCATTTATCACAGCAGATGCTTCAGGACCTAAACACCTTGAGCTTAACCTGACTCGTGCTAAATTTGAAGAGCTGTCTGCAAATCTTGTAGAACGCACAATGGGACCTACTCGTCAGGCTCTTAAAGATGCTGGCATGTCACCATCTGAACTTGATAAGGTTATTCTTGTGGGTGGTTCAACTCGTATCCCTGCAGTACAGGATGCAATCAAGAAAGAAACTGGACATGATCCACACAAAGGCGTAAACCCTGATGAAGTTGTTGCTCTTGGTGCGGCAATTCAAGCTGGTGTTATTGCTGGTGATGTGAAAGACGTTGTTCTTCTTGACGTAACTCCACTGTCTCTTGGAATTGAAACAATGGGGGGCGTATTTACAAAACTCATCGAGCGTAACACAACGATCCCAACAAGTAAGTCACAGACATTCTCAACTGCGGCTGACAACCAGCCTTCAGTGGACATTCACGTCCTTCAGGGTGAGCGTGAAATGGCTCAGTACAACAAGACTCTTGGTCGCTTCCAGTTAACTGATATTCCTCCAGCTCCACGAGGAACTCCGCAAATCGAAGTATCATTTGATATCGATAAAAACGGTATCGTGAATGTTCGTGCGAAGGATCTTGGTACTAACAAAGAGCAGTCCATTACAATTAAATCTTCCAGCGGTCTTTCCGATGATGAGATTGAAAACATGGTAAAAGACGCTGAAGCGAATGCTGAAGAAGACAAGAAGCGTCGTGAAGAAGTTGAAACTCGTAACGAAGCTGATCAGCTAGTATTCACAACTGAGAAAACTCTAAAAGACCTTGAAGGTAAGGTAGAGGAAGAAGAAGTTACGAAAGCTAATGAAGCTAAAGATAAGGTGAAAGCAGCTCTTGAAAAAGACGACATCGAAGAAATTCGCACAGCGAAAGATGAACTTCAAGAAGTTGTTCAAGCCCTTTCTATGAAAGTATATGAACAGGCTGCACAAGCTCAAGCTGCACAGCAAGGCGAAGAAGGCGATGCTGAAGGTCAGGCTGATGACAATGTAGTTGATGCAGAGTATGAAGAAGTAAACGAAAACGACAAAAAGTAA
- the prmA gene encoding 50S ribosomal protein L11 methyltransferase, with translation MKWSEISIHTTNEAIEAVSNILHEAGASGVVIEDPMDLVKVWDTTFGEVYQLNPDDYPKEGVILKAYMPVNSFLGETVEQIKEAINGLLVYDIDLGHNTVQISEVNEEEWATAWKKYYKPVKISERITITPTWEEYTPVSTDEIIIELDPGMAFGTGTHPTTVLCVQALEKIIKPGQRVIDVGTGSGVLSIAAASLGADSVDALDLDEVAVKSAALNTKLNKVHDKIDVRQNNLLDHVDETYDVIVANLLSEIIMSFTDDVARVLKPGGAFITSGIITAKKQEVKQSIMEQGLEIEETLQMEDWVAFIARKPSK, from the coding sequence ATGAAATGGTCTGAAATTAGCATTCATACAACTAACGAAGCGATTGAAGCGGTATCAAATATCCTGCATGAAGCGGGTGCCAGTGGGGTAGTTATTGAAGACCCTATGGATCTTGTGAAAGTTTGGGATACTACTTTCGGAGAGGTTTATCAGCTGAATCCAGATGACTACCCTAAGGAAGGCGTTATTCTTAAAGCCTATATGCCAGTCAATAGTTTTCTTGGTGAAACGGTTGAACAAATTAAAGAAGCAATTAATGGACTACTCGTCTATGACATTGATTTAGGCCATAATACTGTCCAAATAAGTGAAGTGAATGAAGAAGAATGGGCAACTGCTTGGAAGAAGTACTACAAACCTGTGAAAATTTCAGAGCGCATTACGATTACACCTACATGGGAAGAGTATACGCCGGTATCAACAGATGAAATTATTATTGAGCTTGATCCTGGAATGGCTTTTGGAACAGGGACACATCCAACAACTGTCTTATGTGTGCAGGCGCTTGAAAAAATCATCAAACCAGGTCAGCGCGTTATTGATGTTGGAACAGGTTCAGGTGTGTTGAGTATTGCTGCAGCAAGCCTTGGAGCTGATTCAGTGGATGCACTTGATTTAGATGAAGTCGCGGTGAAAAGCGCTGCGTTAAATACCAAGCTGAATAAAGTTCATGATAAAATTGATGTGCGCCAAAACAATCTTCTTGATCATGTAGACGAAACGTACGATGTAATCGTCGCAAATCTCCTTTCTGAAATTATCATGAGCTTTACTGACGATGTTGCAAGAGTGCTTAAGCCCGGCGGTGCTTTTATCACATCGGGTATTATCACTGCTAAAAAGCAGGAGGTTAAGCAATCCATTATGGAGCAGGGTCTGGAAATTGAAGAAACGCTACAAATGGAAGATTGGGTTGCATTTATCGCTAGAAAGCCCAGCAAATAA
- the grpE gene encoding nucleotide exchange factor GrpE: protein MEKQNSHQEGEELLTEEEENLEQNAEENEEPEVIEVSETNENEELDSLQKQVEELENKYMRTQAEYDNFRRRTREERSADAKYRSQKLAEELLPAIDNFERALAVQSDNEQVTSLLTGMEMVYRQLKEALANEGIEEIGTVGEAFNPHLHQAVMQVESDEHDSDVVVEVLQKGYRLNDRVLRPAMVKVSS from the coding sequence ATGGAAAAACAAAACAGTCATCAAGAGGGAGAAGAACTTCTAACTGAAGAGGAAGAGAATCTTGAGCAAAATGCTGAAGAGAATGAAGAACCTGAAGTGATTGAAGTATCTGAAACCAATGAAAATGAAGAGCTTGACAGCTTGCAGAAGCAAGTAGAAGAGCTTGAGAATAAATATATGCGTACACAGGCAGAATACGACAACTTCCGCCGCAGAACACGCGAAGAACGTAGTGCTGACGCAAAATATCGTTCCCAGAAGCTTGCTGAAGAACTACTGCCAGCTATCGATAACTTTGAACGAGCTCTGGCTGTACAAAGTGACAATGAACAGGTAACATCATTGCTTACTGGGATGGAAATGGTTTATCGCCAGTTAAAAGAAGCACTAGCGAATGAAGGTATTGAGGAAATTGGCACTGTAGGAGAAGCGTTTAATCCGCATCTTCATCAGGCTGTTATGCAAGTTGAATCAGATGAGCATGATTCAGATGTGGTGGTTGAAGTCTTGCAAAAGGGATATCGGTTAAACGATCGTGTCCTTCGTCCTGCAATGGTGAAAGTGAGCTCATAA
- a CDS encoding 16S rRNA (uracil(1498)-N(3))-methyltransferase, whose amino-acid sequence MQRYFIPESNMSENQIKIDGEDVKHIYKVMRMTPGDHIICCSDDGRSAICRIEEVEPDFINAVPIEWLEEKKKLPVHVTIVQGMPKGDKLETVVQKGTELGADQFIPFKAERSVVKWDDQKSSKKVLRLRKIAKEAAEQSHRTTIPDIYEPYTISTLIELGKYYDHKLIAFEEEAKAGESARLVQTLHEANVNERFMIVFGPEGGLSENEVNRLKEAGFSSCGLGPRILRTETAAMYVLAVISYHFELMG is encoded by the coding sequence ATGCAACGATACTTTATTCCGGAATCGAATATGAGTGAAAACCAGATTAAGATTGATGGTGAAGATGTAAAGCATATTTACAAGGTAATGAGAATGACTCCTGGCGATCATATTATTTGCTGTTCGGATGATGGTAGATCAGCGATCTGTCGAATTGAAGAGGTTGAGCCCGATTTTATCAATGCAGTCCCAATCGAGTGGCTTGAAGAGAAGAAGAAATTACCGGTACATGTCACAATCGTGCAGGGTATGCCAAAGGGCGACAAGCTCGAAACCGTTGTTCAAAAAGGGACCGAACTTGGTGCTGATCAGTTTATACCTTTTAAAGCTGAGCGATCTGTTGTAAAATGGGATGATCAAAAAAGTAGTAAAAAAGTGCTCAGGTTAAGGAAAATTGCAAAAGAAGCAGCTGAGCAATCCCATCGAACAACGATTCCTGACATTTATGAACCCTACACGATTTCAACACTTATTGAACTGGGAAAGTACTATGACCATAAATTAATTGCTTTTGAAGAAGAGGCGAAAGCAGGAGAATCTGCTAGGCTCGTTCAAACGCTTCACGAGGCAAACGTGAATGAACGCTTCATGATTGTATTCGGACCCGAGGGGGGACTGTCAGAGAATGAAGTAAATCGCTTGAAAGAAGCTGGTTTTTCGTCCTGCGGTTTGGGCCCTAGAATCTTGCGAACTGAGACGGCTGCGATGTATGTCCTCGCAGTGATCTCGTATCATTTTGAATTAATGGGGTGA
- the dnaJ gene encoding molecular chaperone DnaJ, giving the protein MSKRDYYEVLGVSRDASEAEMKKAYRKLAKQYHPDINQEPGADEKFKEVTEAYEVLSDSQKKAQYDQFGHADPNQGFGGGGADFGGFGDIFDMFFGGGGRRNPNAPRQGADLQYSMELTFEEAAFGKETDIFIPKEEECSTCDGSGAKPGTSPETCHHCGGAGQLNVEQNTPFGRVVNRRVCHHCEGTGKLIKDKCKTCRGKGKVEVKKKIHVKIPAGIDEGQQIRISGKGEAGVNGGPPGDLFVVVYVKSHDFYERNGDDVLCQMPITFSQAGLGDEIEVPTLHGKVKLKVPAGTQSGTNFRLKGKGIQNVRGYGQGDQHVKIQVITPKHLTDRQKDLLREFSEISGQIPDEQHENFFSKVKKAFKGE; this is encoded by the coding sequence ATGAGTAAAAGAGATTATTATGAAGTGTTAGGCGTTAGCCGGGATGCTTCTGAAGCCGAAATGAAGAAGGCTTACCGGAAGCTTGCCAAACAATACCACCCGGATATAAATCAGGAACCGGGGGCTGATGAGAAGTTTAAAGAAGTTACAGAAGCTTATGAAGTTCTTAGCGATTCTCAGAAGAAAGCTCAATATGATCAATTTGGTCATGCAGATCCGAACCAGGGCTTTGGCGGTGGTGGAGCTGACTTCGGTGGCTTTGGTGACATTTTTGATATGTTCTTTGGTGGAGGTGGGCGACGAAACCCTAACGCTCCGAGACAGGGTGCAGACCTTCAATATTCTATGGAATTAACATTTGAAGAAGCTGCCTTTGGTAAAGAAACGGACATCTTTATTCCAAAAGAAGAGGAGTGTTCGACATGTGACGGTTCAGGCGCAAAGCCAGGAACTTCACCTGAGACGTGCCACCATTGTGGTGGAGCTGGACAGCTTAATGTAGAGCAAAACACGCCATTTGGCCGTGTCGTTAATCGACGTGTTTGCCACCATTGCGAAGGTACAGGTAAATTAATTAAAGACAAGTGTAAAACATGCCGTGGAAAAGGTAAAGTTGAAGTGAAAAAGAAAATTCATGTTAAGATCCCTGCTGGAATTGACGAAGGTCAACAGATTCGTATTTCAGGTAAAGGTGAAGCAGGAGTTAATGGTGGCCCTCCGGGAGATCTATTTGTAGTCGTTTATGTGAAATCACATGATTTCTATGAACGCAATGGTGATGATGTATTGTGTCAGATGCCAATCACTTTTTCTCAAGCAGGACTGGGAGACGAGATTGAAGTGCCTACTCTACATGGAAAAGTAAAGCTTAAAGTTCCTGCGGGAACACAAAGTGGAACCAATTTCCGATTAAAAGGAAAAGGAATTCAGAACGTGAGAGGATACGGTCAGGGAGATCAGCATGTTAAAATTCAAGTGATCACACCGAAGCATTTAACTGATCGTCAAAAAGATCTTCTTCGTGAATTTAGCGAAATATCCGGACAGATACCTGATGAGCAGCATGAAAACTTTTTCTCAAAAGTGAAAAAGGCGTTTAAAGGGGAATAA
- the lepA gene encoding translation elongation factor 4 has protein sequence MNLEEKLNRQSRIRNFSIIAHIDHGKSTLADRILERTGALTDREMKDQTLDAMDLERERGITIKLNSVQLTYTAKDGEEYIFHLIDTPGHVDFSYEVSRSLAACEGALLIVDAAQGIEAQTLANVYLALDNDLEILPVINKIDLPSAEPERVRQEVEDVIGLDASEAVLASAKSGIGIEEILEQIVEKVPAPQGDPEGPLQALIFDSLYDPYRGVVAYIRITEGSVKVGDKIRMMATGKEFEVNELGVFNPKPEAKKELSVGDVGFLTAAIKNVGDSRVGDTITSVKNPATNPLPGYRRMNPMVYCGLYPVDSAQYNDLREALERLELNDSSLQYEAETSQALGFGFRCGFLGLLHMEIVQERIEREFNIDLITTAPSVIYQVKLTDGEEVIIDNPAMMPDAQSITEVQEPYVKATIMAPNDYVGAIMELCQGKRGDFIDMQYMDESRVNIVYHIPLSEIVYDFFDHLKSSTKGYASFDYELIGYRASNLVKMDILLNAEKIDALSIIVHRDFAYDRGKDITETLKELIPRQQFEVPIQASIGQKIVARSTIKAMRKNVLAKCYGGDISRKRKLLEKQKEGKKRMKTVGKVEVPQEAFMAVLRQDNTKNS, from the coding sequence ATGAACCTTGAAGAAAAGTTAAATAGACAGTCCAGGATTCGAAATTTTTCCATCATTGCTCATATTGACCATGGGAAATCGACTCTTGCGGACCGTATTCTAGAACGGACAGGCGCGTTAACTGACCGTGAAATGAAAGACCAGACGCTAGATGCGATGGATCTTGAACGTGAACGTGGCATTACGATTAAACTGAACTCTGTTCAGCTTACTTATACAGCGAAAGATGGAGAAGAGTACATTTTTCATTTAATCGATACACCTGGACACGTCGACTTCTCTTATGAAGTATCAAGAAGTCTCGCGGCCTGTGAGGGTGCATTACTCATTGTAGATGCTGCACAGGGAATCGAAGCGCAAACGCTCGCAAACGTATATCTTGCTCTTGATAATGATTTAGAAATTCTACCTGTAATTAACAAAATTGATTTGCCGAGTGCTGAGCCAGAACGCGTTCGTCAGGAAGTAGAAGATGTGATCGGACTCGATGCTTCTGAAGCAGTACTTGCTTCAGCTAAGTCTGGCATAGGTATTGAAGAAATCCTCGAGCAGATTGTTGAAAAAGTTCCTGCTCCACAAGGAGATCCAGAAGGACCTTTACAGGCCCTCATCTTTGACTCCCTTTATGATCCATATAGAGGGGTTGTTGCTTACATTCGAATTACCGAAGGGTCTGTTAAAGTTGGCGACAAAATTCGAATGATGGCAACCGGCAAAGAATTTGAAGTTAACGAACTTGGCGTGTTTAATCCAAAGCCCGAGGCAAAGAAAGAGCTATCAGTAGGGGACGTTGGTTTCCTGACTGCTGCAATTAAGAATGTAGGGGATTCCCGTGTTGGGGATACGATTACTTCAGTGAAGAACCCTGCAACAAATCCGCTTCCGGGTTATCGTCGCATGAACCCGATGGTATATTGCGGCCTTTATCCTGTTGACTCTGCTCAGTATAATGACCTCCGCGAGGCACTTGAACGCCTTGAGCTAAATGATTCATCTCTCCAGTATGAAGCAGAAACGTCACAGGCTCTTGGATTCGGTTTCCGATGTGGCTTCCTTGGCTTGCTTCATATGGAAATTGTTCAAGAACGAATTGAAAGAGAATTTAACATTGATTTGATTACGACCGCTCCTAGTGTTATTTATCAGGTTAAGCTAACTGATGGAGAAGAAGTGATTATCGATAATCCTGCGATGATGCCAGATGCTCAATCCATTACAGAAGTTCAAGAACCTTATGTCAAAGCGACCATCATGGCACCTAACGACTATGTTGGGGCAATCATGGAACTCTGCCAGGGTAAGCGTGGCGATTTCATCGACATGCAATATATGGATGAAAGTCGTGTGAATATTGTTTATCACATTCCACTTTCTGAAATCGTGTATGATTTCTTTGATCACTTAAAATCGAGCACAAAAGGCTATGCGTCATTTGACTATGAACTAATCGGCTATCGCGCATCGAACTTAGTTAAGATGGATATCCTGCTTAACGCTGAGAAAATTGATGCTCTTTCAATTATCGTACACAGAGACTTTGCTTATGACCGCGGAAAAGACATTACAGAGACGTTGAAAGAACTAATCCCGAGACAGCAATTTGAGGTGCCAATTCAAGCATCCATCGGACAAAAGATTGTTGCTCGTTCGACCATTAAAGCAATGAGGAAAAACGTCCTTGCTAAATGTTATGGTGGAGATATCTCTCGTAAACGTAAACTTCTTGAAAAGCAAAAAGAAGGTAAAAAACGAATGAAAACCGTCGGTAAAGTAGAAGTTCCACAGGAAGCATTTATGGCCGTGCTTCGTCAGGATAATACGAAAAATAGTTAA
- a CDS encoding DUF3679 domain-containing protein → MASFFLKCFLLVSLLLFGVLLGMEQASKNMNHMQGREEAGAFQLKSASTGVEAEILGTSLTREDLKHKQDTLENANEFNVLGDLGAALSRWLSSFIQAVLSFVLTIITAFLSLFQS, encoded by the coding sequence ATGGCATCCTTTTTTCTGAAATGCTTTCTCCTTGTTTCATTGCTTCTGTTTGGTGTGCTTTTAGGAATGGAACAGGCGTCGAAAAATATGAATCATATGCAGGGTCGAGAAGAAGCTGGAGCGTTCCAATTGAAAAGTGCTTCAACTGGAGTTGAGGCTGAAATTCTCGGAACTTCTCTTACTCGAGAAGACCTTAAACATAAGCAAGATACGCTCGAAAATGCGAATGAATTTAACGTCCTGGGCGATCTTGGAGCTGCGTTAAGTCGATGGCTGTCATCTTTCATTCAGGCTGTTCTATCTTTTGTATTAACGATCATTACAGCATTTCTATCTCTTTTTCAATCATAA